Proteins from a genomic interval of Ramlibacter algicola:
- a CDS encoding TerB family tellurite resistance protein produces MLRAFRDLLNDILPSDTAAPPGEPSLRLAAAVLLMEVMRADGGGIGADERHAAAVALQEQFGLADGEWEPLLRQAEQESRTAYDYFRFTNPLDQQLAQPAKVDFIEAMWRVALADDQLGVAENSVIRQVAELLHVTHGEYIAAKLHAREAQGAA; encoded by the coding sequence ATGCTGCGTGCCTTCCGCGACCTCCTGAACGACATCCTTCCTTCCGACACCGCCGCCCCGCCGGGCGAGCCGTCCTTGCGCCTCGCGGCGGCCGTGCTGCTGATGGAAGTGATGCGCGCCGACGGCGGCGGCATCGGCGCCGACGAGCGCCATGCCGCGGCCGTGGCCCTGCAGGAGCAGTTCGGCCTGGCCGACGGGGAATGGGAACCGCTGCTGCGCCAGGCCGAACAGGAATCGCGCACGGCCTACGACTACTTCCGCTTCACCAATCCCCTGGACCAGCAGCTGGCACAGCCCGCCAAGGTCGACTTCATCGAAGCGATGTGGCGCGTCGCGCTGGCCGACGACCAGCTCGGCGTGGCGGAGAACTCGGTGATCCGGCAGGTGGCCGAGCTGCTGCACGTCACGCACGGCGAGTACATCGCCGCCAAGCTGCATGCGCGCGAGGCGCAGGGCGCAGCCTGA